A genomic segment from Gaiellales bacterium encodes:
- a CDS encoding nucleotide sugar dehydrogenase: protein MGGESVAVAAPSFDEVVGARTAKIGIIGLGYAGLPLATGFAGAGFEVLGIDLDPDRVASVNAGRSYLTDLSDSELAALDGRVSAATTYDRVGEAAAFIICVPTPLSKTRTPDLSHVVAAVESVARRLVPGQLVILQSTTVPGTTDELVVSTLERATGGTVGRDFYVGYAPERVDPANTAGWNLHTTPKLVSGVTEECVRRTALLFDQVCETVIPCGSTRVAELAKLYENTFRQVNIALANELALMCQRLGVSAWEVIDAAATKPFGFLAHYPGPGLGGDCIPVVPHFLSYRLRECGYQTRMIDAAHEINTAMPEFVVGLVTRALNDRGMAVRDARILLCGVAYKPNVSDLRESPALVIFEQLQRRGAQIAYSDPHIASVTVGDYVYGSTPWEAAIVRSADVVVMLTPHDEFLAAPHWESATTVVDTRNVVASGEGVYRL from the coding sequence ATGGGGGGAGAGTCAGTCGCAGTCGCCGCGCCGTCATTCGACGAGGTAGTCGGCGCGCGAACGGCGAAGATCGGCATCATCGGCCTCGGCTACGCGGGCCTGCCGCTCGCAACCGGGTTCGCCGGCGCCGGCTTCGAGGTGCTCGGCATCGACCTCGACCCCGACCGGGTCGCATCGGTGAACGCCGGCCGGTCCTACCTGACCGACCTGAGCGACTCCGAGCTGGCCGCGCTCGACGGCCGTGTCTCCGCCGCGACGACCTACGACCGGGTCGGCGAGGCCGCCGCGTTCATCATCTGCGTCCCCACCCCGCTCTCGAAGACCCGCACGCCCGACCTCTCCCACGTCGTCGCCGCGGTCGAGTCGGTGGCCAGGCGGCTCGTCCCGGGCCAGCTCGTCATCCTCCAGTCCACCACCGTCCCCGGCACGACCGACGAGCTCGTCGTGTCGACGCTCGAGCGCGCGACCGGCGGCACCGTCGGCCGCGACTTCTACGTCGGCTACGCGCCCGAGCGGGTCGATCCGGCCAACACGGCCGGCTGGAACCTGCACACGACGCCCAAGCTCGTCTCCGGCGTCACCGAGGAGTGCGTCCGCCGTACCGCGCTGCTCTTCGACCAGGTCTGCGAGACGGTGATCCCGTGCGGGTCGACCCGGGTGGCCGAGCTCGCGAAGCTCTACGAGAACACGTTCCGGCAGGTGAACATCGCCCTGGCCAACGAGCTCGCGCTGATGTGCCAGCGGCTCGGCGTCTCGGCCTGGGAGGTCATCGACGCCGCCGCCACCAAGCCGTTCGGGTTCCTGGCCCACTACCCCGGCCCCGGTCTCGGCGGCGACTGCATCCCGGTCGTCCCCCACTTCCTCTCCTACCGCCTGCGCGAGTGCGGCTACCAGACGCGGATGATCGACGCCGCCCACGAGATCAACACCGCCATGCCCGAGTTCGTCGTCGGCCTCGTGACCCGGGCGCTGAACGATCGGGGTATGGCCGTGCGCGATGCACGCATCCTGCTCTGCGGCGTCGCCTACAAGCCGAACGTCTCCGACCTGCGCGAGTCGCCGGCGCTCGTGATCTTCGAGCAGCTCCAGCGCCGCGGCGCCCAGATCGCCTACTCCGACCCGCACATTGCGTCCGTCACGGTCGGCGATTACGTGTACGGGTCGACGCCGTGGGAGGCCGCAATCGTCCGCAGCGCGGACGTGGTCGTGATGCTGACGCCGCACGATGAGTTCCTGGCCGCCCCGCACTGGGAGTCGGCGACGACCGTGGTCGACACCCGGAACGTCGTCGCGTCCGGCGAGGGCGTGTACCGGCTGTGA
- a CDS encoding glycosyltransferase, with product MSVAPTSRRPSTATRLFQVGCLAYGLAVAYDSARKRRFDALEAAGHELPREAFEPLALQAAAPDPVVVAGPEVIAEPEIVAAVAVEPEPDIVEAPAPAPAQEPEPEPVAWPQPRPRLALVADPAPEPVATAAAEPEQPAPNDAIVFEPIDESRAGLPDGLRDSLWARAAIRVLQAVCIAYSAALLYVVWLAKDITVASLARDPVFGGYSFLVTLYVLARFSLAPLYRPTPDTGYRPSCSIVIPAFNEEGCIEATIDACFSADYPADLIEVVVVDDGSSDRTWERMLAARERHPSLLCVQFSQNRGKRAAMAEGIRRSSGEICVFIDSDSVIEPDGLAHIMADFREDNVGAVVGTADVMNKAQNRMTKMQQVRYFVAFRVVKGSESVFGAVTCASGCFSAYRRSALLAILPRWENQRFLGRPATYGDDRALTNYILRDHKVTYQSLARSHTLAPDTLKGFLIQQIRWRKSWLRESLHVVRFMWRKHPIAAILTYLGVFFPWVAPVVAFRSLYWHSFMTGSPWFYLMGAYVMALLYSLYYAVSRKSPLWHHGITFIVIYMAFLVWLTYYALLTLRDTGWGTRASTHSVGEFHVTVVGDGADAAAIPEAA from the coding sequence GTGAGCGTCGCTCCGACTTCCAGGCGGCCGTCGACCGCCACCCGGCTCTTCCAGGTCGGCTGCCTCGCCTACGGCCTCGCGGTCGCCTACGACAGCGCCCGCAAGCGCCGCTTCGACGCCCTCGAGGCGGCCGGCCACGAGCTGCCCCGGGAGGCGTTCGAGCCGCTGGCGCTGCAGGCCGCGGCACCCGACCCGGTCGTCGTCGCCGGGCCCGAGGTCATCGCCGAGCCCGAGATCGTCGCCGCCGTCGCGGTCGAGCCGGAGCCCGACATCGTCGAGGCGCCGGCCCCCGCGCCGGCGCAAGAGCCGGAGCCCGAGCCCGTCGCGTGGCCGCAGCCGCGCCCGCGCCTGGCGCTCGTCGCCGACCCGGCCCCCGAGCCCGTGGCGACCGCCGCCGCCGAGCCGGAGCAGCCTGCGCCAAATGACGCCATCGTCTTCGAGCCGATCGACGAGAGCCGGGCCGGCCTGCCGGACGGCCTGCGCGACTCCCTCTGGGCGCGGGCCGCGATCCGCGTCCTCCAGGCCGTCTGCATCGCCTACAGCGCCGCACTCCTCTACGTCGTCTGGCTCGCGAAGGACATCACCGTCGCCTCGCTCGCCCGCGACCCGGTGTTCGGCGGCTACTCGTTCCTCGTCACCCTGTACGTGCTTGCCCGGTTCTCGCTCGCGCCGCTCTACCGGCCGACGCCCGACACCGGCTACCGCCCGTCGTGCTCGATCGTGATCCCGGCGTTCAACGAGGAGGGCTGCATCGAGGCCACGATCGATGCCTGCTTCTCGGCCGACTACCCGGCCGACCTGATCGAGGTCGTCGTCGTCGACGACGGCTCGAGCGACCGCACCTGGGAGCGCATGCTGGCCGCCCGCGAGCGGCACCCGTCGCTGCTCTGCGTGCAGTTCTCGCAGAACCGCGGCAAGCGGGCCGCGATGGCCGAGGGCATCCGCCGCTCGAGCGGTGAGATCTGCGTGTTCATCGACTCCGACTCGGTGATCGAGCCGGACGGCCTCGCCCACATCATGGCCGACTTCCGGGAGGACAACGTCGGCGCGGTGGTCGGCACGGCCGACGTCATGAACAAGGCCCAGAACCGCATGACCAAGATGCAGCAGGTGCGCTACTTCGTCGCGTTCCGGGTCGTCAAGGGCTCGGAGTCGGTGTTCGGCGCCGTCACCTGCGCCTCGGGCTGCTTCTCGGCCTACCGCCGCTCGGCGCTGCTCGCGATCCTGCCCAGGTGGGAGAACCAGCGCTTCCTGGGCCGGCCCGCCACGTACGGCGACGACCGCGCCCTCACGAACTACATCCTCCGCGACCACAAGGTCACCTACCAGTCGCTCGCCCGCAGCCACACGCTCGCGCCGGACACGCTCAAGGGCTTCCTGATCCAGCAGATCCGCTGGCGCAAGAGCTGGCTTCGCGAGTCGCTGCACGTCGTCCGCTTCATGTGGCGCAAGCACCCGATCGCCGCGATCCTCACCTACCTGGGGGTGTTCTTCCCGTGGGTGGCGCCCGTCGTCGCGTTCCGGTCGCTCTACTGGCACAGCTTCATGACCGGCAGCCCCTGGTTCTACCTGATGGGGGCCTACGTGATGGCGCTGCTCTACTCGCTCTACTACGCCGTCTCGCGCAAGAGCCCGCTGTGGCACCACGGGATCACCTTCATCGTCATCTACATGGCGTTCCTGGTGTGGCTCACCTACTACGCGCTCCTGACCCTGCGCGACACCGGCTGGGGCACCCGCGCGTCGACCCACTCGGTCGGCGAGTTCCACGTCACGGTCGTCGGCGACGGCGCCGACGCGGCCGCGATCCCCGAGGCGGCCTGA
- a CDS encoding polysaccharide deacetylase family protein: MLRRSPMSPRRRWLLQTIVGLVTLPLSAVPIWIYATHTSVGELLSMRVRYRFMPPSTPQLNPVDRTVADAERARGIRGVPVLFYSIGHPTESFDDRYVVSRTNFAEQMRSLRAAGYQPIRVEQLAQYLRTGNRTGLPRKPVLITFDSAKTEAMVQVDPILKATGMRAVMFVSTGQADSGSLFSEQWGSLSGYASSGRWELENRTDGLSEPDNQNGRLVTRLVERRGESLAEYGRHTASDLESAERAIDDHGAGHAIAFAYPYGNWGQNAGPGVARTLRQVVGHRFRLAFDQDQQSGWRPAIPGDDRLHIHRLEVMDWTGPELLKRLDDGAKLGTTVYRERGLDHTYSPLQLVRAAKSYRCAGTSGSVLQPEVHAAHTVALSFDDGPSPYTPQVLHLLERAHVHATFFVSASQLTDKARILTRMLADGDEIGNALSPGTTAISAASAHAELEATVEAVHAAVPLSPCLVRPPSRTSAAAVQRAAAGLGERVALWSLDPRDFDTTDPSLIAHRVLSQVRPGSIITLHDGGSDRWATVQAIPQILAGLARRGYRVTTVTNLYRTVLATPSRAGRSTH, encoded by the coding sequence GTGCTGCGCCGCTCCCCGATGTCGCCGCGCCGCCGCTGGCTGCTCCAGACCATCGTCGGCCTCGTCACGCTGCCGCTCTCGGCGGTGCCGATCTGGATCTACGCGACCCACACGTCGGTCGGCGAGCTGCTCTCGATGCGTGTCCGCTACCGGTTCATGCCGCCGTCGACGCCGCAGCTCAACCCGGTCGACCGCACCGTGGCCGACGCCGAGCGGGCGCGGGGGATCCGCGGCGTGCCGGTGCTCTTCTACAGCATCGGTCACCCGACCGAGTCGTTCGACGACCGCTACGTCGTCAGCCGCACCAACTTCGCCGAGCAGATGCGGTCGCTGCGCGCCGCCGGCTACCAGCCGATCCGGGTCGAGCAGCTGGCCCAGTACCTGCGCACCGGCAACCGCACCGGCCTGCCGCGCAAGCCGGTCCTGATCACCTTCGACTCCGCCAAGACCGAGGCGATGGTGCAGGTCGACCCGATCCTGAAGGCCACCGGCATGCGCGCGGTGATGTTCGTGAGCACCGGCCAGGCCGACTCGGGCAGCCTCTTCTCGGAGCAGTGGGGCAGCCTCTCCGGCTACGCCTCGAGCGGCCGCTGGGAGCTCGAGAACCGCACCGACGGCCTGAGCGAGCCCGACAACCAGAACGGCCGCCTGGTGACCCGCCTCGTCGAGCGCCGCGGAGAGTCGCTGGCCGAGTACGGCCGGCACACCGCGTCCGACCTCGAGAGCGCCGAGCGCGCGATCGACGACCACGGCGCCGGCCACGCCATCGCCTTCGCCTACCCGTACGGCAACTGGGGCCAGAACGCCGGCCCGGGCGTCGCCCGCACGCTGCGCCAGGTCGTCGGCCATCGCTTCCGGCTCGCCTTCGACCAGGACCAGCAGTCCGGCTGGCGGCCCGCCATCCCGGGTGACGACCGGCTCCACATCCACCGGCTCGAGGTGATGGACTGGACCGGGCCCGAGCTGCTCAAGCGGCTCGACGACGGCGCCAAGCTGGGCACCACGGTCTATCGCGAGCGCGGCCTCGACCACACCTACTCCCCGCTCCAGCTCGTCCGCGCGGCCAAGAGCTACCGCTGCGCCGGCACCTCCGGCAGCGTGCTCCAGCCCGAGGTCCACGCCGCGCACACGGTCGCCCTCTCGTTCGACGACGGCCCGTCGCCGTACACGCCGCAGGTGCTGCACCTGCTCGAGCGCGCCCACGTGCACGCCACGTTCTTCGTCTCGGCCAGCCAGCTCACCGACAAGGCCCGCATCCTCACCCGGATGCTCGCCGACGGCGACGAGATCGGGAACGCCCTCTCGCCCGGCACGACGGCCATCTCGGCCGCATCGGCACACGCCGAGCTCGAGGCGACGGTGGAGGCCGTCCACGCCGCCGTGCCGCTCTCGCCGTGCCTCGTTCGGCCGCCGAGCCGCACGTCCGCGGCCGCCGTCCAGCGGGCCGCCGCGGGGCTGGGCGAGCGGGTGGCGCTCTGGTCGCTCGACCCGCGCGACTTCGACACGACCGACCCGAGCCTGATCGCCCACCGGGTGCTGTCCCAGGTGCGGCCGGGCTCGATCATCACCCTGCACGACGGCGGCTCCGACCGCTGGGCGACCGTGCAGGCCATCCCGCAGATCCTCGCCGGCCTGGCCCGGCGCGGCTACCGGGTGACCACGGTCACCAATCTCTACCGAACGGTGCTCGCCACGCCCTCCCGGGCGGGGCGCAGCACGCACTGA
- the glmS gene encoding glutamine--fructose-6-phosphate transaminase (isomerizing): MCGIIGYVGHRQAQDVLLDGLSRLEYRGYDSAGLAVHTGGAVLTRRAVGNLAMLRRSLEEGWGTVEIDATVGIAHTRWATHGGVTEANAHPHSDCEGRIHVVLNGIVENHRRLRDELELAGCSFASQTDAEPIAHLVERHLRDVEDDLYEAVRRTALELDGHYAIVVLDREQPGMLVAARKECPLVIGLGEEETFVASAALAFRSFTDRTVVVGDDQVAVVTAAGVTLSDTMTAVELPVTVQRVGWLADDVDKGGYATFMRKEIDDQPAGFAATLDGHTTESGRFTLGDAEPLLAEARRIIMVGCGTSYHAGLLGRHLLHGWARMPAAVEIASEWRYAEPAVEAGDVVVAISQSGETRDTLAAMRLATELGAPTVAVTNVEGSQICEQADAVLLTHAGPEIGVAATKTFTTQAGLLAVVAARLAAARRTLDPFALRDIGKQLRAIPELMTETVARAEPIAAGLGHDWSQAGFFFYIARNLGLPVALEGALKMKEISYVPSDAYAAGEMKHGPIALLSAETPTIAVAVGTPVIDKLASNVAEVKTRGSSVLAVASEDDPRITEYADETIFVPALDWRLQPILAVLPLQLLALETAECRGLNVDQPRNLAKTVTVE; encoded by the coding sequence ATGTGCGGAATCATCGGCTACGTCGGTCACCGGCAGGCCCAGGACGTCCTCCTCGACGGCCTCTCCCGGCTCGAGTACCGCGGCTACGACTCGGCCGGCCTCGCCGTCCACACGGGCGGCGCGGTGCTGACCCGGCGGGCGGTCGGGAACCTCGCCATGCTGCGCCGATCGCTCGAGGAGGGCTGGGGCACCGTCGAGATCGACGCCACCGTCGGCATCGCTCACACCCGCTGGGCGACGCACGGCGGCGTGACCGAGGCGAACGCCCACCCGCACAGCGACTGCGAGGGCCGCATCCACGTCGTCCTGAACGGGATCGTCGAGAACCACCGCCGCCTGCGCGACGAGCTCGAGCTGGCCGGGTGCTCCTTCGCCTCCCAGACCGACGCCGAGCCGATCGCACATCTCGTCGAGCGCCACCTGCGCGACGTCGAGGACGACCTGTACGAGGCCGTGCGGCGCACCGCGCTCGAGCTCGACGGCCACTACGCCATCGTCGTCCTCGACCGCGAGCAGCCCGGCATGCTGGTCGCGGCCCGCAAGGAGTGCCCGCTCGTGATCGGCCTCGGGGAGGAGGAGACCTTCGTCGCGTCGGCCGCCCTGGCGTTCCGCTCGTTCACCGACCGCACCGTCGTGGTCGGCGACGACCAGGTGGCCGTCGTGACGGCCGCCGGCGTCACGCTCTCCGACACCATGACCGCCGTCGAGCTGCCCGTCACCGTGCAGCGGGTCGGCTGGCTGGCCGACGACGTCGACAAGGGCGGCTACGCAACCTTCATGCGCAAGGAGATCGACGACCAGCCGGCCGGCTTCGCGGCCACCCTCGACGGGCACACGACAGAGTCCGGGCGGTTCACGCTCGGCGACGCCGAGCCCCTGCTCGCCGAGGCGCGGCGCATCATCATGGTCGGCTGCGGGACCTCCTACCACGCCGGCCTGCTCGGCCGGCACCTGCTGCACGGCTGGGCACGGATGCCCGCGGCCGTCGAGATCGCCTCGGAATGGCGCTACGCCGAGCCGGCCGTCGAGGCGGGCGACGTCGTCGTCGCCATCAGCCAGTCGGGCGAGACGCGCGACACGCTCGCGGCGATGCGCCTGGCCACGGAGCTGGGCGCTCCGACGGTGGCCGTCACGAACGTCGAGGGCTCGCAGATCTGCGAGCAGGCCGACGCGGTGCTGCTCACGCACGCCGGGCCCGAGATCGGCGTCGCCGCGACCAAGACCTTTACGACCCAGGCCGGCCTCCTGGCCGTCGTCGCCGCGCGGCTCGCCGCCGCGCGGCGCACGCTCGACCCGTTCGCGCTGCGCGACATCGGCAAGCAGCTTCGAGCCATCCCCGAGCTCATGACCGAGACGGTCGCCCGGGCCGAGCCGATCGCCGCGGGCCTCGGGCACGACTGGTCGCAGGCCGGGTTCTTCTTCTACATCGCCCGCAACCTGGGTCTGCCCGTGGCGCTCGAGGGCGCGCTGAAGATGAAGGAGATCAGCTACGTCCCCTCCGACGCCTACGCCGCCGGCGAGATGAAGCACGGCCCGATCGCGCTGCTCTCGGCCGAGACGCCGACCATCGCGGTGGCCGTGGGCACGCCGGTGATCGACAAGCTGGCGTCGAACGTCGCCGAGGTGAAGACGCGCGGCTCGAGCGTGCTCGCGGTCGCCTCCGAGGACGACCCGCGCATCACCGAGTACGCCGACGAGACCATCTTCGTGCCGGCGCTCGACTGGCGCCTGCAGCCGATCCTGGCGGTGCTCCCGCTGCAGCTGCTCGCACTCGAGACCGCCGAGTGCCGCGGCCTGAACGTCGACCAGCCCCGCAACCTCGCGAAGACGGTGACGGTCGAGTGA
- a CDS encoding fibronectin type III domain-containing protein, whose product MRALTRLLVAATAAAAILVVAGFSGVAHASVCSSHAVRGMTWTRAPGARSGVLHWKAPAIVPAEVGYRVWRSGALVGVARRRQAAIRVTPKQTYRFTVRVENLVTGHVSICPASITRTIGYYPPGMAGGLTASSVTASSVHLTWNAAARGDGRLAGYRVYRNGDVVGQVEGTHLTVRNLYADTEYTFVVRAVDTNGVQGHASRTVSVTTRTPAKTTGNATAFVLESDGASFADLQRHYMHVGTIFPTYFNCTPSGGVSGVDDPLVTTWSRQRGITVEPRFNCQNMAALKAILTNQTVQSATISALVNLTVAHGYQGINVDFESNDASQYRANMTAFIGKFAAALHAKGKRLSVEVSAASYNQLTGRAGFYDYKGLSATADQVVVMAWGKAWATSAPGGLDPLPWFDSILAYVATMPKPARFTISMTLYGIDWPAGGTTTHPGTPLEWTFVQQLIAKYHAQPVLDPATDDRHFTYTDAAGTHHDVWYVNSRTVGDRIQQARKLHLGIAFWRLGREDPDVWTDPGIG is encoded by the coding sequence GTGAGGGCGCTCACGAGGCTCCTCGTCGCGGCGACCGCGGCGGCCGCGATCCTGGTCGTGGCCGGGTTCTCCGGCGTCGCCCACGCGTCCGTCTGCAGCTCGCACGCCGTCCGCGGCATGACCTGGACGCGCGCGCCGGGCGCCCGCTCGGGCGTCCTGCACTGGAAGGCGCCCGCCATCGTGCCCGCCGAGGTGGGCTACCGGGTGTGGCGCTCCGGCGCGCTCGTGGGCGTCGCCCGCCGCCGCCAGGCGGCGATCCGGGTGACACCGAAGCAGACGTACAGGTTCACCGTCCGGGTCGAGAACCTGGTCACCGGGCATGTGTCGATCTGCCCGGCCTCGATCACGCGGACGATCGGCTACTACCCGCCCGGGATGGCGGGGGGCCTGACCGCGTCGTCGGTCACCGCGTCCTCGGTGCACCTGACCTGGAACGCCGCCGCCCGCGGCGACGGCCGCCTGGCCGGCTACCGCGTCTACCGAAACGGCGACGTCGTCGGACAGGTCGAGGGCACCCACCTCACCGTCCGCAACCTCTATGCGGACACCGAGTACACCTTCGTCGTCCGCGCCGTCGACACGAACGGCGTGCAGGGCCACGCGTCGCGGACGGTCTCGGTGACGACGCGCACGCCGGCGAAGACGACCGGCAACGCGACGGCCTTCGTCCTCGAGTCCGACGGCGCCAGCTTCGCCGACCTCCAGCGCCACTACATGCACGTCGGCACGATCTTCCCGACCTACTTCAACTGCACGCCGTCCGGAGGCGTCTCCGGCGTCGACGACCCGCTGGTCACCACCTGGTCGCGCCAGCGCGGGATCACCGTCGAGCCGCGCTTCAACTGCCAGAACATGGCCGCGCTCAAGGCCATCCTGACCAACCAGACCGTCCAGAGCGCCACGATCTCCGCGCTCGTGAACCTCACGGTCGCGCACGGCTACCAGGGCATCAACGTCGACTTCGAGTCGAACGACGCCTCCCAGTACCGGGCGAACATGACCGCGTTCATCGGGAAGTTCGCGGCCGCGCTGCATGCGAAGGGCAAGCGGCTCTCGGTCGAGGTGTCGGCGGCGAGCTACAACCAGCTCACCGGCCGGGCCGGGTTCTACGACTACAAGGGTCTCTCGGCCACGGCCGACCAGGTGGTCGTGATGGCGTGGGGCAAGGCTTGGGCGACGAGCGCGCCGGGCGGCCTCGATCCGCTGCCCTGGTTCGACTCGATCCTCGCCTACGTCGCGACGATGCCCAAGCCCGCCAGGTTCACGATCTCGATGACGCTCTACGGGATCGACTGGCCGGCCGGCGGCACGACGACGCACCCGGGCACCCCGCTCGAGTGGACATTCGTGCAGCAGCTGATCGCGAAGTACCACGCGCAGCCGGTGCTCGATCCGGCCACCGACGACCGCCACTTCACCTACACCGACGCCGCCGGGACGCACCACGACGTGTGGTACGTGAACAGCCGCACCGTCGGCGACCGCATCCAGCAGGCCCGCAAGCTGCACCTCGGGATCGCGTTCTGGCGCCTGGGCCGCGAGGACCCGGACGTCTGGACGGATCCCGGGATCGGCTGA
- a CDS encoding NAD(P)H-dependent oxidoreductase, with translation MSPAIQPLSRILLVSGSTRGGSTNSALLRTAAAVPPDGVEAELYAGMTDLPHFNPDDDHDPLPPAVADLRARIGAAAAVLICTPEYAGALPGTFKNLLDWSVGGPEMYGKPVAWVNASGSPTRAAHAHASLETVLRTIHADIVREACGHIAVPRQLVDGSGMVADAEVRHRIREVLAILARYAADRGEWTPH, from the coding sequence ATGTCGCCCGCAATCCAGCCGCTCAGCCGGATCCTCCTCGTCTCGGGCAGCACGCGGGGCGGTTCGACGAACAGCGCGCTCCTGCGCACCGCAGCCGCGGTGCCGCCGGACGGCGTCGAGGCGGAGCTGTACGCGGGGATGACCGACCTCCCCCACTTCAACCCGGACGACGACCACGACCCCCTGCCGCCGGCGGTCGCCGACCTGCGCGCCCGGATCGGGGCAGCGGCCGCCGTGCTCATCTGCACGCCGGAGTACGCGGGCGCACTGCCGGGGACGTTCAAGAACCTGCTCGACTGGTCAGTCGGCGGGCCGGAGATGTACGGCAAGCCGGTCGCCTGGGTGAACGCCTCCGGGTCGCCGACGCGCGCGGCGCACGCCCATGCGTCGCTCGAGACGGTGCTGCGCACGATCCACGCCGACATCGTGAGGGAGGCCTGCGGCCACATCGCCGTGCCGCGTCAGCTGGTCGACGGGAGCGGCATGGTGGCGGATGCCGAGGTGCGCCACCGGATCCGCGAGGTGCTCGCAATCCTCGCCCGCTACGCCGCCGACCGGGGCGAGTGGACGCCGCACTGA